Below is a genomic region from Pleuronectes platessa chromosome 18, fPlePla1.1, whole genome shotgun sequence.
GCTGGGTCCAGTCACCTGACACAGCAGCTCCCAATTTGAGCAGAAGAGAAGGTACTTTGAGTTTTGTTTGGTAACAGTTTGGTTCCATGAGGACAGACCCGACACTCAGTCACGAAAGCAACCCACAATGTTCGTAAGAGTGTTTTGATGAGCTATTGACGAAAGTGTTTTTCTTATCGTAGTTCACACATTTAATATCTATGATGCAAATTTCAGTTTTGAGCCTCTGGctatttttttcttatctttatTCAAAAGTGTGGTCTTTTAGTCTGAGAGCGGGACCTGTTGATTCCACATTCAGATTTAGTAATGCGCTTGTACTCAACTGATGCATGCTTGTGATTGGATTTGCTTcgcttgtgctcaaaaagtcATTTTGATTTCCCGGGTTCTAGCTTGAGCTATGCTCTTAAAGGTTGGGGAATTTTAGCAAACTTATTGCACAAAAACGTCTTAGcccagaagaaaaaaatccaagagCAGGGGAGAAATTCCGAGATCAGGCATTTCACACGTGCACAGCAGCAACATGAGCGCAAGAACTGAAGTGGAAAACACCCCATGGCTTAATTCCATAAAAGTTGTACTGATTTCTGTTTGttctccataaaaaaaaaaacatgtcaataTTTTGCATCCTTAGTTATATTCTACAAACATTTTTGTTTCAGCATGAAATCTGTCAAAAGTTGGATAAACTGTTTTGTCATTCTCTCTGAACTGTCCCATAGAATCAGAGGATGTCCAGAGCTGACTGGTCCTTCCTGGAGCATCTGCTGGAGGAGGGCCAAGAGTACTCGACTGGCCTCGGCCGTATCTGGCTCACCGTGCTCTTCCTGTTTCGTATGTTGGTATTGGGAGCTGCTGCCGAATCTGCCTGGGATGACGAGCAGGCCGACTTCGTCTGCAACACGCGCCAACCTGGTTGCACCCCCGTGTGCTACGACAAGGCCTTCCCCATTTCCCACTTTCGCTACTTTGTCCTCCAAGTCATCTTCGTGTCCACGCCGACCATCTTCTATTTCGGATATGTGGCTATAAGGGCCGGGAAGGAcaaggaaaaagaggaagaggagagtggCGTAAGTAAAATAGGAGATGGGAGCAATAAGAAAGTGACTAAAAGCactgcagaggagaaggagaaacaagTGGAGGGGGGGAAAGGTAAAAAAGCTGAAAAGGCTACTCCTGAGGCCCCTAAACTGAAAGGCAGGCTGCTGTGCGCGTACGCATTAAGCATCCTCGTAAAAGTCCTCCTGGAGGCTGGCTTCATCGTGGGGCTGTGGATCCTCTACAACGGCTTCATCATACAAGCCAAGTTTGAGTGCACAGGGTTCCCCTGTCCTTACACGGTGGACTGCTTCGTCTCTCGGCCCACGGAGAAGACCATCTTCACCATCTACACACAGGTGATCGCTACCGTCTCCCTGCTCCTCAACCTCATggagctcctccacctccttcagcTCGCCATCTCCCACCAGCTGGAGAAGCGCTACAGTGCCAAGCGGCGAGAATACCTTCCTCAGCCTGAGCAAGTACCGGCCGGACAGCAGACTCCAGAACTTCAGGCGGCTGTGTCACAGTCTTACACAGCAGGGGGTCACACCAGCCTCCCAATGCAGAGTGAGGCTACATGCCACTCCAATCCCCATGAGAGCTACGGGGATCTGGCCAGTGAGGCGACCTGGGGCCCTGGGGAAGCAGGGAGTGACCTGCTTCCTAGTTATGTGAACTGCATGGGCGCAATGAGGTCACATTCGCCAAGAGTCCATTATAAAAAACAAGCGCATCACACAGCTAAAAACAGTAAGGGTGCCCATAAGGGCCAGTCAAAGCtgaaacattatgtttgatgcaGTCAGATGTTGTTTATGACTATGAAAGCCTTGTTTGGtttcttgctcttttttttcactTATTAGTGGTATCCTGCACATGACCCTTGGGTGTCAGGAGTGCGGGCCGACAGCTCAAATAAGGGAGACATGAAGAAGAACAACTATTGCACTGTGAACCGCCATGCCTCAGAGGCAGGTAGACATTCAGCCAGAGATTTACCAGATAAATGATGCTATTCAAGACGCAACATTCTGAGAACACTCCCCAAGGCAAAGACAGCGAACACTCGGCCATGAGAAGATTGCAGTCATAAGATGCCTTCAAATTGCATTTAATGGCTTTTGGTGCTTGATGCGACAGTGGAAAAAAACACTCCAGTGGGGGGTCCGAGGGAAaccgtgtgagtgtgtatgggAGGGACTGCAGCCGAGGCGGATTTATATTCCTCTGAGATTTACACTGTAACCCATGGAGCTgtttgaagcccccccccccttctctcttctccccAAGGCTGTGTCCACACTGTGGAATGTACTGGTCGCTGGGTCCTCGCTCCAGCTCCCAAGAGGATAATGGCTGCGTGGACACAGGCATGCACGCaggcatacacaaacacatgcacatgcacatggacATACAATGTACTTTTCCCCTTTCACCCAGTGCGTTTAGGCCACTTGAGTAAGGGATGTGGAGTGGGAAGTCATGGGAATTCTGGTGTAGTGTGAGACTTATCATTCCCAGTATCAGTGCTATTTTATTTATGGAGAAAGCGGGAGCGAGAGGACCACAGCATACATCAGCGCAGCCGCTGAATAATGGAGGGAAGGCGAGCCTCCAGTTTGAAAAGCAAACCTTTTAGTGAGCTTGAGAGAGTTGAGAAAGTAAATGAGTGCATGTGTGATTGCACGGTGAATGGACTGAAAGAGGTACAGCAATGTGCAAGttcaacaacaggaagtgaataaTTATGTGAAAACTGTATTTAATGTTTAAGCTATTGTGACaaattttctatatttattattttgaataaaaataaattgttataCTACTATACATGAATGATGACACTGTCAATGTATCAATTAAGAATCATATatccaggaaaaaaaatgtccccCCAAACAATAGCCTACTGCAATTTTTGCAATCTATACAGAGGCTCTTTGTGGTGATGGCTTtattcccttctctctctgaaTGCAGGGATGAGATTTCCATGAGGAGGAAAATGTCCCCCAAGTGTGTATTGCTTCTTTGTCCAAGCGGTACAATTTCCACAATCCAAACACTGTCACAATACGGAAGCAATAAATCACTCAGGAGAAGGCGCTATGGGAATAATAGAAAGGCCAATGTGTGGAGAAGTGGATGAGCCTCGCAGAGTATCATAAGCATAACCTCCTGAGGAGGGAAAAAATATCTTTGATTTAATGGCCGTTTGCAAATCCACAGCTCTTGGCGGTAGAGAAGAAAGGCATCAATTATATGCCAGTAAAAGTTCATTCAAGGTGGAGCAGCACTTTGTTCTGCCTCTATTTGATATCCCCTGGCCACAGCTGACACTGCTAACACCGCTCTCTGTGGAGAGGAGCTGATAGAATCCAACACCTTCGACAACGGTGCTCGCCCGGGCTCCGAATGAATGTAGCCAAATGTCTTTCCAGAGATGTGGCTGCAGCCCTCTGCAACACGGCTCTCATTTCCAGCAATTTACAGAACTGTCTCCATGACGATAAGCAGTTATCTATGGCAGGAAAGAGGGTTTGTGGGAAATTGAGGTGAGGTAGGCTCTCATAGAGGAACTATGTGGAGGCAACTAAAACCAGCTGAAaagcagaaattaaaaaaagattcagattgttttttcttttacagcaGTTTTTTATCTAAATGTATTGTGATTTAACAATAGAAAGACTGCTCAGAGAGGAATGTGTTATTTGTTGTCGGCAGCCTCTCAGTGTGTCGAGGATAAATTGGCAGAGGGAACAATCCAAGCAGAGCCTGCCGGAGCTGCCCGGTTCAATGCCTGTTCACGAGAACTTGGCTGGCATTCTCGTGCTGCCTTGTTATCTCAGTCCAAGTGGGTGGGAGGGATGCTTGTGCGCTTGCGCGAATGCGTCCATGTGACCGGTCATGTGTGTTTGCTCACAAAAAAGCCAGGGGGGTCACGGAACAGATTGCACACTGTGACCCCTTATGAGCCCTCTCACTGCCAACCAAAGCAGCGGAACGGCGGAGTTCCCTTTACTGTACCCATCTTCCTATGGGCGATGGAGCCGAAGAAGCCCCGCTCTGTTCTTTTTGTGGGGGAACTCTCACCTCCTGTTCACGGAAGCAAAGATAAACCTCCAGGATGAAAGCAACAGCGAGTGCTGCTCCAACTCTAATTTTTGCCCTCCATTGAAATTGCAGACCTTTTTTAAAGATCACTAACATAGTAAATGATAGAGATCTTTTAACTGCATGTCTCTCTATCATGACTATTATTCATGTCCAGACCATTTCATTTAATCCAAGGTAATACAATCAGTCACGTAGTTTTTGGAGGTTTTTGAGATTTTAATAAACCGACAGCAGAGATATTTGTTTGAGGCAAGCTGTGCTTAAGGAGGAGTGGGGGTCATTTGCTGGAAAGACCCAAACCTGTGTGACAGGTCATCCTTAACAGTCACACATCCAAACTGTGGGATCTGATGCCATCGTGACCACGTTTCCCGACATTGTTGAAGCCACTGCTGATGCATTTCCTCACTGTGTTGGGGCTGTTGATCACAGACAAAGAAGCGGCAAACCTGCAGACTCGTTAAtgagtggacacacacaaacattcacacacaagttTTTAAGATTGTGAAGTCGTTCTAAGGGCCATCAAACAGGCTCCAGCAGGTCTTACATAAGGACAACCCATGGGTTGAAAAGCaaatctcaacacaaatcccTACACCCTGTGATAAAACAAAATATCATGTGATATAGAAATATGTCTTTTCTTCCAATTGGTATTATTTTGTTTACTTCGTTGTGCTGTAAATCACATGGCTCCTCAGGGCAACGTTTGAACAATGTTCACCCGCACAACAAGCAGGAAATATGCATGAAGTTAAAACTGACAAGAAAACCATACTTAGCTAATTATGCCACCGATTGGTCCCCACAGAAGACGTAAACAAAACCAACCTCTTTTACCACCTATGTAAGAATCAGGTCAAACAGTAAAAACTTAGCCTATGAATGACAACCAATAATGTATAGTGGAGTTCTCCAGAGGCTTTTGGCTGTGACACACTTTAAGGATCGCAAAAACACACCAAAACAGAAAGAGATAACAGCTAGCATATCTACGGCCCCAATTTACACGCTAAGGAAAAGCAAGGAGTTATGACTAACAAGTAATGAAAAGCATCTTTATTGgttgccaaggaggttgtgtttttgccCCCTGTCCATGCGTTTGCTGTTTGAGTGGTTTacttgtttgtcagcaggacttTGCAAAACCTCCTGAAGCATGGAGTGCGGAACTGGACCAAGGACGGAggaattttttgacattttcataaatttcacagggaataattcatggatcttgaagaaaaaaagaatcaggCCTATTTTAAGAGACTGATATCCGAGTTtgttcaattttggtgcagcttgattcaaTTTCAGGGAACTGCTGCCATTCAAGTCTGGATATGGAATAATCGCTATTGGGATACGAGATTGGAAACGGGCAGCCCTGTGGTCGGGCTTCCTGCCAGCTGCACTGCTGATGGACCTGCGTATCTCTAGAAAGCCCCCCTGAACAGGCAGAAAATGCCCACTCACAAAATATACCCTTGAGAAGTCAGGAGTGACCAACCTGACCTCCTTTCACACCGACTGTAAACAAAGTATGGGCAAGCCCCTAAAATATGATGCAGTTGGATGAAGGAGGTTTTCAAAGTTATGCAACATCTCTATTTGGATGTAATGGGAACTAATTTATCTGGTGTAGCAAAGGCCGGTTTGTAGAACCCTGGTGTTGATGTTGTAgcgcgtgtgcttgtgtgacaGGAAAACAGTGTTGCATGCGCCAACTGCTTTTGTTTCGAGCACACACAGTACCGACACACAACCGCCTCTTTAACCATAACAATGTCACGTCCTAGCACCCACTCCTTAATTTGGCCATTGGTGCTactcaaaaaaacaacaacaaagaaatgCTTTGAGCAGTCCCTAAATTTAAACCCTGGACAGGAAGTGGGTCCATATCTGTTTCCTGTTCCAGTATTGTTTCTCCCCAGGGATAGCTTGTTGGCGATTGTTCACCCTGACAATGGTGCTGCGGTAGGCATTGTTGCATTGTTTGCTCCTGGCTCCCCTGTGTTGTGAAGCCCTAATGTCATAGCAACACCATCAAAAAGCCCAGTGACTGATGGGTAAATGTGCAAAAAGTAACTGCCGACGGCCGGAGTCAATAACAGTCCCGTTACCACTGATGGCTCGTGGAAAATTATGTCTGTGTTGAGTACTATAACTGCCATGATAGTAAGGGGGAACATGTTTTGAGCATTGGGGCACTTTTAAGATACTCAAAGACATTTGAGACAGTAAAAGCATGAAGAAGCATAGAGACAAGCTTCTTTTTAAGGAGAGCTTTGAATAACTTCTTGAACAAAATGAGACTGGTGCTTCTACAGATGTGTTTGGGGAAAGAGTTCCAGAAAGAGCCTTACAAGAGGCCCTTTCACTTCACATCTAGGCATAGAACATTTCCCCTCAGTGGCTATTTTCCTGTGAAACACTTCAACTACTTTAATGTTAAGGGTGGGAACCCCAAAGGCTGTTGTAGACAATaatgttgtgctgctgtgatccaggtttGTTTGTCATATAAACACAGGTAGCTAACTGATCTGCAACTGAAAAGACAATGGATATGAAAATCTGGAGGGACATTGGGCCATGTGTCAAGGTTACCCACACATTTTTGGCCATCAGGGACGTATTATATTGAAATATCAATACCATACAGCTATTATATCAAGCTATTAATGTTATAAGACATATTCTGGTTAGGGCAGTAACATTATATCAAATTCTGCTCATTGGAACATATTCCTGTGTTCACACAGTTTGCTTGACAGAAAAGTAAGTTCCGAAGCACGTTAGCATTGGATAGAGCATTCAGCATAAGGATACAATGAAAAAACCTTATATAAGTGTAGAAAAAAATGACAGTGTCCATTCCACAGTCAGGAGGTTGTAATAAccttcatatttgtttttaagtatGATGATGTTGTTGTGAACTAGATATTTATGTTGCTTGTTGTTCACTGTGACTCCTGACTGGACAGATGTGACAGAGGAGAAATAATCAGCTCAGACGATCATGTGAGGATTCACATCAGTTAAATTTCATCCTTAAACTTTGCTGCTGTATGAATTGCGGGGCGGAatattctcctttcctttcataAGGGATGGTGAAATGTATCCTATGCTAAAGGAGATGAGTTAGGAAACACTGAAGATTCGTAACTCATTATTTAGAGAATTCGATCAGCTCTTATTATGTCGGCTGCTGAAACACTCCCGGGTCATTTCACTCACCTAGGGAGGTTTCTAAACAAAATGGACTATTCCAACGCACCCATGGTCCTACGTCCCTTCAATTTTTCCTATCTAATGTCTTTGCTAAACAGGGGGTGGCctgagaaatgaaaacagttaGTCACATTCCCTGTGTTTATATGACCTAAtaacctggatcacagcagtTCATTATTCTGTTCATTACAGCAGAAGCCTCCACCCTGTGTGACGTCAGAGGAACATGGTGTGAACGTGGTCCACTGATCCAAACGATTGAGACAAGGGAAGAGGTTATTGAGTCTGCAGGAAGGAGTGTGGCAGTCCATAATTAGACAGAAATGTTCAAATAAGTAATAAGTACTagataaattgttttttaaaagcttccGATGTCAGCCAGTTTTCTATTTTGGTGTATTCTCATGTAAAAATATACctgtaaatgttattttaaaatgtttagtcTGTGTATGAGTTTGATAAACAGCTATACCTGAACTCcaggattctgtgtgtgtgtgtgtgtgtgtgtgtgtagttgtgtgtgtgtgtttaataggGGGAAGCGGTGCCCTTCCAACAGGCAGACACCTCTATTGTTCCTGCAGCACCGTCTCCAGCCTGTCCGCTCAGGATGTTCGATTGGACCTccttagaaaaagaaaaaaaaaggaacagccAGCATCACCCTCACCTATTATCCCCCGTCATCCAGCGAGAACAATAGAACACCTCCAGAAGTCCCCACTCTTCCCATGAGCCTCGGAGTTTGGTTCCCACAGCACTGTCCAGTTGCGAGGAGCCGGGGCCATTGTTAAGACGCCCAACCTGTCCTGTTGATTGTTcccagcaggacacacacacacacacacacacacacacacattcattcacacaccTAAACACATCACACTCCTTGTTAACTCCCTCTCGTTGTAATTTAGCtgcagactccccccccccccccccccccccctacctctCCATCCCCACTAGTTTCAACTGGAAACTTCCACCAGCTTGAAGCAATTGCCGTTCTGCACACGCATAACCAGGGTCACTGGACCGGAGCAGGTCATTCCACTGATAGCAAACTAGTACAAGCTGATGGCTGCCGATAGCAGGGCAGCATTTACCGGTCCGGAGCCAGTGTTAGTATGGGCCTCATAATCTTTTCCCCTGTTTCACTACCTGGCAGCCGAACGTAGCAGAACTTGTCCTGGCACAGTGGAAAGGTTACCATCCACTCAGAGAGATGGACCTTCCTGCTTCATTACCAAACACAGGAAAGGCTGCGGGACTGGAGTGAAAGTGTCAACAGAATAATTATTCTGAGTCCTTTGTAAGAGTCGTCACATCTTCCGATTCCGGGGAGAGTGAAAGTCAGTCAGAAATGCGGCTGctggaaaaagaaagtctaGAGAACAGCGTAACGTTAGTAAGCCCTGTGGTTGTATGCCTCAACCATCAAGTGCAGATTCCGTCAATATACATTTTGTCCAGAATCATATGATGTCACTATGATCTTTGAccatcagttcatctttaagTTCAATGGACATCTGGTCAAAAATTGAATAAATTCACTGAATCAGActtaagatatcatgttcaagaggccaaaatgCCACCATGAGCTTGAGCTTCGACTAAGCAAACAGGATCAGTTGCTTtgtgagtctaagtgaacatttgagccaaatttgaaaggattctttTGAGGCGTTCTTAAGATAACACCTTCCTGAGATCTCagtcaccttgacctttgacctccaaattcTAATCCTGGAGTCAAACTTAATGTCTGAACCAATTTGAGGAAATTCCTTCATGGCGTGTTGTGTTGAGATGTTGTGTTCATGAGAGTGGGACGGACCAGAAAACCTAATGCTTTCAACCAGTTGCTGTCGTGGcaaagaggcagaaaaatgcTACTATGTGACAATTAAAATGTAACTTTCAAAGTGAAACTTGCAGCTACACCAATTATCGGGGGGCTTTAGTCTCCATGGCACCTCTACCTTCAACATCCGTGTCTGATTCTATACGACACCAATAACTTATTCACCTTCAAACTCCGATTCTTCTTCGATTCTTCTTAAAGCTTCTGTTACCACCTCAGTGGATTTGCTTTAATAATGAGAACAATAACAGTCTTGATAGAATATGTGGAAACCGTTCCCTCTTCCTGCCGTCACAGGGAGGTCATGTTGGGTGCAGGCAACATCACCACAGACCTCCTCCACCTAAACCATTATTTTAATCATGGTTTCCGTTCACCCAGTACAGGTCGTTGTGCCACAATGGTGAATCATTGGTTCTGTTGGACTGGGAAAAGACTGATGGGCTGTGAGACAGAGTAGAGAGCCGCCCATAAAAGGAGAAAGTCAattttagccgcatgttgttcCACTGATGTCTTTATCAAAAGGAATGTTTTCACATGTGGTTGTTGTACGTTTGGTTATAGTGGTTCGATGCATATCAAACTTGAGCCAGTTAAGACCAATGGTGATCTGTGTGCAATCCCACTGCAGCAATAAGAACATTAACCATctatctgttttttaaatgtggatCAACTTATCCAGACTAACGTGTTGTTACCAGTGCAAAGGCATCGCTTGTTGGATTCTCTTCTCGGCTAATTTGATTCTTTGGATAAACACATGTTCTCATTGTTGGGTCCTGTGGTTTtatggctctctctctctctctctctgtttcaggtCTGCCACGCCCCTTCTAGGTACCAGGATCCCCAACCGCCTGATTCCCATTAGGTTGTCAGCGGAGCAACGTTTAAAGCTCCCACAGCCGGTGCTCTGCCCCATTTTCAGGCCCTGATAAAGCCGGTTCACGGACTGGTGTTGTTACTGGGCTTGTTAGTTTAGTGTCTTTCTTTGCACTTTGATACATTTCTCTATGTTGTAGCTTTAATGGAGCCTAGATGGGGTTCGTGGCCATTTATGTTGCTCTAATATTTCTCTCCTGTAGTGTGCTCGGACATAGAATTCAGTTTCGCTTTTTGTGTTTATCTCAGTAGACtagtttatgtttatttttagttattaTGGGGGGGCTATTTTGGCCTTAAAAACCCAACGTTTTATCGCTTACATTAGCTGCAGTTTTTATCGCTAACATCTTTCTATACATAAATGGTAGCGATTGTACGTTTATGTGTTCAACCATCTCTTGATCATTAAAAGTTGGTAGTAACACTCTAAGGGAAAAAGATGGAGACCATACTTTTATAGACATTACATGTTATTTTCATGCTTGCTCTTGTATTCTTACTGGTTGCCTTTCTTCACTGCGTTTCACCAGCTCCACATTCCACACTTACGTTGTCTATACAAGTGGACGTGGGTTAATGCAGTTAGTTTGTGATGAAGACAATTTAGTGGCAAGTTCCATGTtccaagttttttttatcaacttAGAAACTCTGTACTTTTGATTCTAGTACAAGTCAATGCAAGTGTTCAGGTGATGAATCCCCATAATGTCTTGTTTGAATGTGTGGTTTCTATTTCCATCTGTCTTCTGACCATAAGTTTTAAAGTATCTGGTTTGTTTCATTGCATATTCTATGATTTACATGCAAGTAGTGCtttattataacattttaactGACTGATGTTTATTTGTAACTAATACATTCTCTTGTACCATGTTCATTCCTCTGGGTGTGAGTCATTCGTCACCCTGAAACAGACTTTGATGTATTGGGGGTTTCACTCTTAAACTTTCGGTCATGAATCGGCTTACTGAGAATAAGCCTTAACTTTTTAGATGAGCCTGGGGACTTACTGGTCAGACCACAGCTATTTTTAAGCCAGCTTTGAAGTGCTGAAAAATCCAGAAATCAAGTTTCTCACACAAAAATAACCAGGAATGAAATGCTGGGCTTTCTGAATGGACTGGGTTTTTTTTCCATCGTGTGCCATAGGTCAAACTCCGTCAGGTGAATAGCTTGGTGATTCCTCCATTTATTACTGCCAAGTCTTTCCTTGATCAGTCATTACTTCCTTCCTTTGAATGTGATTTTAC
It encodes:
- the gja4 gene encoding gap junction protein alpha 4, whose translation is MSRADWSFLEHLLEEGQEYSTGLGRIWLTVLFLFRMLVLGAAAESAWDDEQADFVCNTRQPGCTPVCYDKAFPISHFRYFVLQVIFVSTPTIFYFGYVAIRAGKDKEKEEEESGVSKIGDGSNKKVTKSTAEEKEKQVEGGKGKKAEKATPEAPKLKGRLLCAYALSILVKVLLEAGFIVGLWILYNGFIIQAKFECTGFPCPYTVDCFVSRPTEKTIFTIYTQVIATVSLLLNLMELLHLLQLAISHQLEKRYSAKRREYLPQPEQVPAGQQTPELQAAVSQSYTAGGHTSLPMQSEATCHSNPHESYGDLASEATWGPGEAGSDLLPSYVNCMGAMRSHSPRVHYKKQAHHTAKNSKGAHKGQSKLKHYV